The DNA region ttttatctcacACTTCTTGTTAATCGCTCACTCTTTGCTTGCTTGCACTCACTTCATACTTGAACACAAACAACTCAAATGGACCACCTCTTTCTAGAATGTTTTTATAATTCTCAGTTCTCACTCTATAGCCCTCATCCTAGGCCTCTTCTTTCAATTCTTTGAATATTGTAGATTCTCttttgaaatatattggatATTAAGTTGGTAACTTCTTTGTTGCTGATTGTTAATATATGAAGTCCACAACAGCCGTTAAATTGATACTCAACTttatatacagtcaaacctctttatAATTGTTACtcgttataacaacatttcactatagcggcctgattttctccggaaccaatttttcatgttatattttacttctctatagcAGCATTTGATCTATAACAGTAGTGACATtcattatagcggtacactctttgtaaaattacctctttATAACAgtcatactcaaatattgtgtaataatattttgtaaaaaatatattatgtataaaagtaaaaataaaaataaaaagctatTGTTAAGAGTTAATTGTTACTTGGGTAAGATAGAAGAGTCAATTGTTAACCTCTTAGACAACTTTCAAtggaaagctattgaattcccttctgctgaaagtttggacaaaactCTTCTTCAATTCAagcgttatattatcactaagagatTGAAATTTACAAAACAACTTACAATTGTAGTATTCTTACGTCaaacttaaattatttaaattcttaattaattttaaatgcatatatttcttagattttaattctttataagtatggtacaactagttatgaatttattagtttttcaatttttaattaataagttatgaaaatcaattgagattttgaaattaacaagtatattgCTTTCGTATGTATGTAACATAAAAGGTAcagaaaaataattgtttgcgtacttttgtttataataGGTATATGAGATCTAAACATCAAATGCAATTACACATACACAACAACACCTCACTATAGCAGCCatgaaattttcggacaaatgctgtcattatagagaggtttgactgtatcaTTATCTATATATTGTTGCAACATTGTTAAACTTGACAATCAAATAAACATAATCCAAGGAAGTCAGAATAAACTTAAAAATAACATTCGTCTGGATCATTTTGCTCTCTACAATATGGCAGGTGCTATTCCCAGAGAGATTAAGAATCTTCACAAATTGGAGGAGCTTCATATGAGATCAAATAAATTAAGTTGTTCTATACCGGAATAGATCTTCAATATCTCTACGCTTGGATGGGTATCACTTGCTTTCAATAACCTTTCAGGTAGTCTTATATGGTAGTCAGAAAATCTAAAGGTTTTGCATCTTGGTGATAACAACATTGGTGGAGTTATACCCAGCTCAATCTCAAATTCTTCAAATCTGAAGGAGTTAAGGCTTTATGATAACAAATTCAGTGGCCCCATTCCTAACTCTTTGGGGAATTTGAGACAACTTAAACTTTTGAAACTGTTTAACAATTGTTTATCATCTCTAGACTCAAGTATCTTTACTTCTTTGGCGAACTGCAGATCTTTGATACATATAGATTTTTCATATAATCCTCTAAATGGTGTTCTTCCAGATTCCATATGCAATCTGTCCACTTCTCTTGAACTATTTTATTTACAACATTCTGAAATGAGGGGAAACATACCATTAGGAATTGAGAATTTAAGTAACTTAAACACTTTGTTCCTATTAGAAAATAACTTGAATGGATCACTGCCAAGAACTTTCTGTAATTTGCTCAATCTTCAAGTGTTAGTACTTCACCAGAATAGGTTAATCAGACCATTGCCCTACTGTCTTTGCCAATTGCTAGAGTTAGGCTGGATTGATTTTTCATATAATCAATTATCAGGTCCAATACCGAATTGCATTGGCAGCGTCACCTCTTTGAGAAATATTTATCTAAATTCAAATAGGCTCACAGACATACCCATGAGTTTATGGAGCCTCAAAGATCTTTTGGATTTTGACTTGTCAAATAATTCTTTGGTTGGTTCTTTACCTCttgattttggaaatttgaatgcCATAACAGCCATAGATCTATCAAGGAATTGCCTTTCAGGAAGTATTCCAACCACTGTTGGAGACTTGTTGGAACTACTTCATCTTTCTTTGGCTTATAATGAGTTACAAGGATCTATTCCGGAGTCACTCGGAAAAATGATAAGTTTGGAATCGGCAAATCTATCCAATAACATTCTTTCAGGTATGATTCCAAAATCATTAGAGGCACTTAAGTAGCTAAAGAATTTCAACGTATCATTCAATAGATTAGAAGGTGAAATCCCAAGTAAAGGaccttttcttaatttcacCTCTCAATCTTTTATGGCAAATGAAGAGTTATGCGGCGATATGCTTTCCCGACCTTGTATGATCAGGTCTTTTCATCAGTCAAGGAGAAGCAAAATGCTTCTGATTATACTTTTGCCATTGACAGTTTCATTGATGGGACTTGTCTCAATCATTGTGTTCATGTTGAGGAGACCTAGAAATGTTTCAAATTAAGTCGAATCATTACCTGCAGCAACAATACTAGCAAGGATTTCATATATTGAAATCGAAAGGGCAACTCAAGGGTTCGACCAATGCAACTTGCTAGGCTATGGAGGTTTTGCCTCTGTTTACAAGGGCATCTTTGCAAATGGTATGGTTTTGGCAATCAAAGTGTTTAATTTACAGATTGAAGGTGCATTCAAAAGTTTTGATTCTGAATGTGAAGTTTTACGTAACCTTCGGCACAGAAATCTCACCAAAGTTATCGCAGTTGTTCTAACTTGGATTTTAAAGCATTACTTCTAGAGTACATGCCCAATGGAATCCTGGAACAATGGTTACATTCTGATGATTACTTCTTGAGATGATCCAAAGACTAGACAGAATGATTGATGTTGCTTTTGCTTTGGAATATCTCCATCATGTTTATGTGACAGTGGTCGTACATAGTGACTTGAAGCCTAGCAATGTTTTGTTAGACGAAAGGCTGGTTGGACATGTGAGTGACTTTGGCTTGACCAAGTTATTCGGAGAAGGGGAATCTATTACTCATACTAAAATACTTGCAACGATGGGCTATATTGCACCAGGTAACTTTCTGTTTGGTCTTTTATTATCGACTATAAAGCGTTATTGTACATCAAATAGTACGTAATATATTTTGTTTGCCAGGTTTAATGTATAATATCATAGATTTTGCATGAAAAATGGTATTGAAACATCGAAATGAGACTGTCAAACTCTATAGTCATGCATCTACGGtgataaagaaaatgaaacttcCAGTCACATCATTTTAATTGATTCCATTACTCTTGTTTATCTACTCAAGGTAGATTCAACTATTTTCTATCTTTCAAATGTATAGATATTATCTTCGCTTATTTATTCAGTTAGTTAAGAAACTAATTACTCTAGTAACATTGGATCAGCGTATGGATCAGTAGGATTAGTTTCAAAAAGATGTGATGTGTATAGCTACGACATTATGCTCATGGAATCTTTCACAAGAAAAAGGCCATATGATGAaatgtttcaagaaaatttgagcaTGAGGGGTTGGGTCTGTAATTTACTACTTGCAGCACCAGAAGATATTATTGATGCCACATTAATGGAAACCAGAAGAGATTGGTTTTCAGAAAAAGTTGTATTGTGTGTCCTCTATTTTGGAGCTGGCATTGCATTACACGGATGAGTCTCCCAATGAAAGGCTGAACATGAAAGAAGTCCTAGCAAATATCGAGAAGATCAAACTGGAATATATTCGCAAATGATGCAGCAAGGTTTATGTGATGGTAAGTTTCCAACTTTTTCAACAATAGTGTCATGTCATTTGgctaaatattttcttattcaGGAATAGAAATGATTATTGTCTTGTCTTATTTTTCAATTGGTCTTATGCTCAAGGCCAACTCAAGtttgatttgaagtaaattTTCTTACAGGTAGTGCCACCTCTTTCTCCTAGTGCAAGCAAATTTGGATGACAACCATCATTTGTTCCGAGTTTTAaacttttcttgtttcttgtgtATTATAAGTTTGATTGTATGTGTGTGTCAAATAACTTTTAACGAATAAGATATGTACTAATAATGTTGGTATGGATGGATGCCTTGTATAATATTAATGATCGTGATTATGTAGATATCAAGTTCAGGAGTCCATGAAGAGCAGTGTAAAATGTTGAACTACAACTTAGTGTGTGCatcatttttattgttttatcgTTTTCCTTTACAACATTCCGATGCAACAATTGGACTATTCCAAGAGGAATTATAAAAACTTGCACCAACACTTGGCAACTCAAATCCAATATAAATCGAACAGAACACCAAATAGCTGTCAATAACAAGCAAAAGAGCTTAGAAACAACTTTGGTTTCATTTTCACATCATTAATTTGGCTTAGGTTTCAATTGTCAATTGTTTCTCAGTTGCTGCACAAATTTGTTGTCACTGTCAAAGACAGCATGACAGCTCCTATAGTTCACACTTAGCAAATAAATTACTATGCTTTAATTTATTAGTGGTTCAGTATGTTTGTGAATATCTCCATTAATCCCATAATTCAAAAACCAGATATGCTCACTGAAAGAAGCCTGCCAccccttttttcttgaaatcttgtgccAACTAATAGTAGAAGAAGAATCGGTACTTTTCCTAATGGGTTACTGATTTTAACTTTCTTGTTTCTTAGTGCATATCTTGTGAATGTTTCTAAGTTGAggtcattttctttttgtcttttgtCAGTGTTTGAATTTGGTTTTTGGAATAATTTATTTTGGGATTATTGTGAGAGATTTTCCTTGTGGTTTGATAGCTCTTTTGATTTTAAAACAACAGCGGATGGATTGATCTATGTTATAAATCATACAGACTGTATTTCCAGTCCGTGAAACTCATTTGAAAATTTTAGTTTCCAGAATTTTATTCATGTTAAATACGGTCAATTTAtaaggaccgtataagttgACCGTATAAGTTCCCGGCTTAGTTAAGTATAAATACGTCATGTTCAGTTCTTTttccacttttcacattctccaagccctagaacgaaggTTCTCTcctcccaacaatccaaaacaccaaggtaagcctattagaagcattccaagtcaattctaacatatattatGTAATCTAATAAGGAAATTattgttcctaacctagggtttcaagaaaacccatttaaaggatTCAAGACTAAAGCTCTAGGGTTACTTCTTCAAGTTCAGATTAttgatacaagttttggagcTTGACCAGGTATATAGGGCTTCTATCCACGTGTGgaaacatctttgttcttccccacgccacgttcctCCATGATTATACAAAAGTTCACCAAAACTAGTGTTTTAGACATGTCCATGATAACCTAAGTATATATAGGATGATGTACCATATTTCTATACGTAgttcgttattgtgttcttgatattccattttagTTACTGAGAATCTGttcgtaatctatgaaaaacccatcatttgcattccatgggttcttacatgtaagttattaattactatgtttattttcatgaaacactCTACATGtttacacgttttcatgcaagtatattatgtaaaTGCATCCATGTTCAATGCAAGTCATGTTTTATGAAAAGCCATGGGCTCAGATGCcacatatattatgttcatgctTTTTGGGCGTTTGcacaaattaccgagaaggctttaATATCCTGAAACTACGCTatccaccgtaggataagggtcgCTCCGCCCATGTttaggatgattccttcatgctttattgattggatcctttcattctatatttatatcttatacccctggcaaggtatgggagCTCTGCTGGTCGGGtcaggtaccagactccacgtacccacgtggtgattcaTGCTATCAGTTATACTTATGCGCTCcccacttaaaatgtttttactcattattcatgttcatgaccaggtttcagtttcagtttcagctctcatcatgttatttcatgtgccatgtttatttcattcagttgctttacatacccgtaCATTCAATGTGTTGAGGTCCCATTTTATTTCCTGGGGGCCTGAATTTCACGGTGTaggtacggatttacaggacgacgcattTGCTCAGTAGGATCATCCACATATCAGCTTTCGGTGAGCCCCATCTTTTTCGGGCTTTAGTCattatttacatttatgtcaGTTATATagttaaggtatgctgggggccttgtcccagcaagtatgttctACAGTTCAGgttcatgatagaggtttcatagactggtcagttatgttatgtcagacattCGGAGTCGTCTAGCTATTTTGGCTCgttattattatgtttattcagaATATGccgcattatgatattatgatattttcatacTTGTGATTTATGGTCCCACACTTTACTTAAATTATGCATGTTCATATTTCGTTCTGCGTTAGTCCATGCCCATGTTAAGTCATGCAGTCAGGCATCGAGTGCCATGTTacacccaggccatggttcggggtgtgacaaagcttggtatcaaagccctaggttcaagtgtcttaagGAGTATATGAAActgtgtccagtggggtcacttttatatgtgtgagggccccacacatataaacagttaaCCACCAAAACATTCAGGACTGTCTCACTTCTTTTATACTttagatcgtgcagttagagcagtaATTTAaggaattcttctaactcgtgcGAATTATGTATTTTAGAAAGTGGCTCCGAAAAGAAAGTACACAAAGAGGAACTCAGCTACCAGCCAAAGGGCTGCCGCTGATGTAGCTCAGGAAGAAACCGTTCAGACTCAAACAGCTGCTACAGGCCCAATTGCCCCAACCACTCCTATGGCTACTTTTTCTAATGCTTCGTACGTGGCTGTTAGGGGAGCTATTCAGTTGCTCACCCGGATTGTAGCTAATCAGCCTCAACGTTAGGAAAAGACTCCTAGCATTAGTGCTAGTGGAGGATCTACTAGTTCCAGGAGTTCACAGGGACTAAGGCAGAGGAGGACCCACAAAACTATAGAGATGGGATGCAGAAGGTGTTCCTCATTATGCATGCTACTGAGATAGAAGCAGCGGAGTTCGGTGCTTTTCAGTTACAGGATGTGGCCCATATctggtatgagtcatgggaaCAATCCCAAGGGGAATATGCACCTCCTGCTACTAGGgatgagtttgtagatgctttttcTTGTCTACTTCATGCCAATTGAGGTCAGGGAAGAAAAGGCTATTGAATTCGAGAGACTAAGGCAGAATAAcatgacagtccaagaatagtatcacaagttcattTCGTTGGCCAAGCATGCTCCCCATATGGTTCCTGATATGAGGGCCGTAGTTAGGAGATTTGTGCTTGGACTCAAATCTGATTTACATGGTGATGTAAATACGGCTACTCTGAACAACAACATGACCATTGCCAAGATTGTTGTTTTTGTGCAAGGTAATGAGGACtgaatgaaagaagaagaagctcttcagaaagagaaagagagggaaatCAGTAAAAGAGTTAGGTCTGAAAGTAACTTCGGTCATGGGGGAGGTGGAGGCAGaaaaaattctttaagaacaggTCATCAGGACCCACTCCATTGGCAGCTAGTGCCCCAGTCCCAAAGTTCAGGAATGATCAGAAGAGACAGAATTTCAGGTCAACTTACTCCTACTCTCAGGCTAGTGTGGGTCTCAGAACGACCCgtccggtcgttatttaatacttcgtgaacccatgcccaatctaggtctATGATCATAAATAGTAAGCTCCATGGGTGTTTTAAGGATTAATAGTGAGAAAAAATTAGTTTCAGAAAGAGTTAAAAGTCGTGGGCCCGAGGCAGGAAGTGGACCGCTATAGTAGCCGAGGGACCACCACATTGGTCTCTCTATAGCGAGACTTCGTCCGCCGCAGCGGATATGGCGGGGCAGTAGATGCGTTTTTGATACTCAGTTTATATTTCGCCCTCTTTTTTGATAAACGACCCTCTAAGGCTGCTATTAAATTTTCACaagaagaaaaacccttgacaccaagaGAAGAGGCTTTCACATTCTCTACATCCTTCCCCACAACTATCATCTCTCATGGATTCGGATAAGGGCTAGGAGGGCaagtaattcatgaaaattcaaATAGTTGTTcgtcatcgaggtaggttatggtttacttgagttagactttgattagtgaatcgtAAATACATTTAGAGTTAATGGGAGATTGCATGATTAGGACTTCGAACacggagtttggatggatatattCGAAACCTAATGAAAGTTGTGTAAATAGTAACTAGGGTAACAACGAGTATTTATTTGAGTGTTGAGTGCTAATATCGTTGAGGTTTATGTGTTGTGGGATTGAGAGTGATTATTTGTCATGGATAGAAAGGGGTATTTCATTCTTCAGAATATGTATTCCTAGGTATATTTGATTTCCGTCTTTATTTCTAAGTATATTGAAATATTCATATGATTGTCATTCTTGT from Lycium ferocissimum isolate CSIRO_LF1 chromosome 2, AGI_CSIRO_Lferr_CH_V1, whole genome shotgun sequence includes:
- the LOC132047491 gene encoding probable leucine-rich repeat receptor-like protein kinase At1g35710 produces the protein MKKLGFLYSNLKGNIPTGIGTLQSLKLLSLGFNKLNGSNVLSIFNISTLEILDLRNAGLTGTIPNEIGHLHNLKKFGIEQNALADSIPLTIFNISSLQVLSIWDNKLEGPLPREVGNLTMLNLLDLGINNLTGMIPDEIGNLQELLDLQLDSNNFSGSIPISNISTLASISLTDNHISGYLDYNNFTASIPSTLWNLKDILKKNLSSNFFNGSLALEVGNLQAAMLPDLSWDQISERPGNGFCKFSSFANKFSNYDKSENLKVLHLGDNNIGGVIPSSISNSSNLKELRLYDNKFSGPIPNSLGNLRQLKLLKLFNNCLSSLDSSIFTSLANCRSLIHIDFSYNPLNGVLPDSICNLSTSLELFYLQHSEMRGNIPLGIENLSNLNTLFLLENNLNGSLPRTFCNLLNLQVLVLHQNRLIRPLPYCLCQLLELGWIDFSYNQLSGPIPNCIGSVTSLRNIYLNSNRLTDIPMSLWSLKDLLDFDLSNNSLVGSLPLDFGNLNAITAIDLSRNCLSGSIPTTVGDLLELLHLSLAYNELQGSIPESLGKMISLESANLSNNILSVKEKQNASDYTFAIDSFIDGTCLNHCVHVEET
- the LOC132047492 gene encoding probable LRR receptor-like serine/threonine-protein kinase At1g74360 is translated as MIDVAFALEYLHHVYVTVVVHSDLKPSNVLLDERLVGHVSDFGLTKLFGEGESITHTKILATMGYIAPAPEDIIDATLMETRRDWFSEKVKVAPKRKYTKRNSATSQRAAADVAQEETVQTQTAATGPIAPTTPMATFSNASYVAVRGAIQLLTRIEFTGTKAEEDPQNYRDGMQKVFLIMHATEIEAAEFGAFQLQDVAHIWYESWEQSQGEYAPPATRDEFVDAFSCLLHAN